In Geopsychrobacter electrodiphilus DSM 16401, a single window of DNA contains:
- a CDS encoding translocation/assembly module TamB domain-containing protein → MVKKGRLIGLLLLLLLVGLGAGGGWLLATRSGALWLFKRVGTQTAVKVELADLNGSLLDGLVLQGVKVAWPGGHLFADQLQVTWQPSALLQRRVQIELLKAGRLEVHRAGVAEKPAAAPLEAASILIPDLNPLLSALGGWSLALHRVELDSLQLVDAGGQTTLLQLAGNIQCSAAELNLSGVEFGGDWGNWTGDLKLRADTSLLSGQIGWILPAPLGPFETINARLALTRTPAGKLRGPVTFTSQGESSPGYRLAGDLQLDLAGLELHGLQFDRGSKTGGVVRGDLRLDWQSEFRWQADLAVTDLDLRPELGHATSLGGQLNLNGQQDRYAGRIELRNAAVGWEQLNVKGELKGDAGHLGLTQLQGRLLGGDVAGEAALDWRDGISSVFKLQGHDLQLSRIPEGPQGRVDLQVDAWLKNSAVSGLQLGGSAQVSKGVLLGRDFSGELRGDWRGGRRLRIDKLDLNGAWGRLKAEGDLAKRLSFSLNLRDGKALWPPLAGEGELAGWLAWTTDWPHGAVNGELKNLAYQRWRIAGLSLVGEQPVATGPVDLHLKLSDVQRGEARLAGLDLQLQGLPSAHQLQLALKQGNAQAHLQAQGQWQKDAWRGQVTALELSAAETEAFRLDHPFALSVAPAQVNFAEILLKGDKGGQFRLAGDWSRQDGRRWVHGGWEQINLAALNPWLSGVELAGLSTGEGSFSQEKNEGVSLNLQADYAGGLIFDGQRLQLEKVQLAGHWDQQGLGLNVELQERAGGRLMLRAASTAEVGLALPPQVNLELALHDLPLSLLNPKMPPGQEFRGLLAADIRGSWYVDGHFMLAGTGGVKQGAFSYHDGQSRFEIPIDQTELKFDWQQKGLDATISLGLGEGDGLAGDLNLKLPARWPLEQVAQAPLAGEFKFHLGKLGALSLLVPEQLADFSGEIGGALRLAGYLQKPEFSGDLQLLNGRLSLSQLGVVLEQIGLKAVFSAQKLRIEQIALKSGEGQLKGTGEVLFAGWAPKAFELELKGDNVLIVNLPELRMVASPDLKLTGNAAGLSLGGVLKVPELQIVNWHPTGRVSRSEDVVYVDQLPKPEAPKTFKLKLDLGVELGDRVVVKDRGLDVRLKGNFHLNKAEQSGVLARGQIDIPSGHYSAYGVKLPISSGRLYFNGGPADNPALDVVATRKIGEVSAGVAVGGTARQPVIRLISDPALDDTDILSYIVLGRPTLGSSSDVGALSLAAGAILSAGDSASFQQRLQNRTGIDVINVNAGSAGGLEGAVVTVGKYLTPELYLSYGRALVSSASQLQLRYSLSKRVDIESQLGEVSGADIYYKIEFTKIKFLGD, encoded by the coding sequence ATGGTGAAAAAAGGTCGACTCATAGGGCTGCTGCTCCTGCTGCTGCTCGTCGGTCTGGGGGCCGGCGGTGGTTGGCTGCTGGCCACCCGCTCCGGAGCGCTCTGGCTGTTCAAACGGGTCGGCACCCAGACGGCGGTTAAGGTTGAGCTCGCCGATCTGAACGGCAGTCTGCTGGATGGGCTTGTGCTGCAGGGGGTCAAGGTCGCCTGGCCGGGGGGGCATCTGTTCGCTGACCAGTTGCAGGTTACCTGGCAGCCGTCAGCTTTGTTACAGCGGCGCGTGCAGATCGAACTATTAAAGGCCGGGCGCCTCGAGGTGCATCGCGCTGGTGTGGCGGAAAAACCGGCGGCCGCGCCGCTTGAAGCTGCTTCGATTTTGATCCCAGATCTCAATCCCCTGTTGTCGGCTCTGGGGGGTTGGTCACTGGCGCTGCACAGGGTAGAGCTTGATTCATTGCAACTTGTTGATGCCGGCGGGCAGACCACCCTGCTGCAGTTAGCTGGCAATATCCAGTGCAGCGCGGCGGAGCTGAACCTTTCAGGGGTGGAGTTCGGTGGCGATTGGGGGAACTGGACCGGGGATTTGAAACTGCGGGCCGACACCTCTCTCTTGAGCGGTCAGATCGGTTGGATCCTGCCCGCCCCCCTGGGACCGTTTGAAACCATCAACGCACGGCTTGCTTTGACCCGCACTCCGGCCGGAAAGTTGCGGGGTCCGGTGACCTTCACCAGCCAGGGTGAATCTTCCCCTGGTTATCGTCTGGCCGGGGATCTGCAACTCGATCTGGCCGGACTCGAACTGCACGGCCTGCAGTTTGATCGCGGCAGCAAAACCGGTGGAGTGGTCCGTGGCGACCTGCGGCTTGATTGGCAGTCAGAGTTCCGCTGGCAGGCTGATCTCGCGGTGACCGATCTCGATCTGCGGCCAGAGTTGGGGCATGCGACCAGTCTCGGCGGACAGCTGAATTTAAACGGACAACAAGACCGGTACGCCGGGCGCATTGAGCTGCGCAACGCTGCGGTTGGCTGGGAACAGTTGAATGTGAAGGGCGAGCTGAAGGGAGATGCAGGGCATCTGGGGCTAACCCAGCTGCAGGGACGCCTGCTGGGCGGCGATGTTGCGGGGGAGGCCGCCCTTGATTGGCGTGACGGGATTTCCAGCGTCTTCAAACTGCAGGGACATGACCTTCAGCTAAGCCGGATTCCCGAGGGACCGCAAGGGCGCGTCGATCTGCAGGTCGATGCCTGGCTGAAAAACTCGGCTGTCAGCGGCCTGCAACTGGGCGGGAGCGCGCAGGTCAGCAAAGGGGTTCTGCTGGGTCGCGATTTCAGCGGTGAACTGCGTGGCGACTGGCGGGGAGGTCGCCGACTGCGAATTGACAAGCTCGATCTGAACGGGGCCTGGGGACGGCTCAAGGCCGAGGGGGATCTCGCTAAACGGCTTTCCTTCAGCCTGAATCTGCGCGATGGAAAGGCGCTCTGGCCGCCGCTGGCGGGAGAGGGAGAGCTCGCCGGATGGCTGGCCTGGACCACGGATTGGCCGCATGGTGCAGTAAACGGGGAACTGAAAAATCTGGCTTATCAACGTTGGCGCATTGCCGGGTTATCGCTGGTAGGGGAACAGCCGGTGGCGACGGGTCCTGTCGATCTGCATCTGAAGCTGAGCGATGTGCAACGGGGCGAAGCTCGGCTGGCAGGCCTTGATCTGCAACTGCAGGGTCTGCCGAGTGCGCACCAGCTGCAACTGGCGCTGAAACAAGGAAACGCTCAGGCCCACCTGCAGGCGCAAGGTCAGTGGCAAAAGGATGCCTGGCGCGGTCAGGTTACGGCCCTTGAATTGAGCGCAGCAGAGACCGAAGCGTTCCGACTGGACCACCCTTTCGCCTTAAGTGTTGCCCCGGCGCAGGTTAATTTTGCTGAAATTCTACTGAAGGGGGACAAAGGTGGGCAGTTCCGCCTGGCCGGGGACTGGAGCCGGCAGGATGGCCGCCGTTGGGTTCATGGGGGCTGGGAACAGATCAATCTTGCCGCGCTGAACCCCTGGCTTTCGGGAGTTGAGCTCGCTGGCTTAAGTACCGGGGAGGGGAGCTTCAGCCAAGAAAAGAACGAGGGGGTTTCCCTGAACCTGCAGGCTGATTATGCCGGGGGGTTGATTTTTGACGGGCAGCGGCTACAGCTCGAGAAGGTGCAGCTTGCCGGGCACTGGGACCAGCAGGGTCTGGGACTCAATGTCGAGTTACAGGAACGCGCTGGTGGACGATTAATGCTGCGGGCCGCGTCGACAGCTGAGGTCGGACTTGCACTCCCGCCGCAGGTGAATCTCGAACTTGCCCTGCATGATCTTCCCTTAAGTCTGCTCAATCCGAAAATGCCACCGGGTCAGGAGTTTCGTGGCCTGTTGGCCGCCGATATTCGCGGTAGCTGGTATGTAGACGGTCATTTTATGCTGGCGGGCACGGGCGGCGTGAAGCAGGGGGCTTTTAGTTACCATGATGGACAGAGTCGGTTTGAGATCCCCATTGATCAGACCGAGCTGAAGTTCGATTGGCAGCAGAAGGGCCTGGACGCGACGATCAGTCTTGGCCTGGGGGAAGGCGATGGCCTCGCCGGTGACCTGAACCTGAAGCTCCCGGCGCGTTGGCCGCTGGAGCAGGTGGCGCAGGCCCCGCTTGCAGGAGAATTTAAATTTCATCTCGGCAAACTTGGCGCCCTGTCCTTGCTGGTTCCGGAGCAGCTTGCCGATTTCAGCGGCGAAATCGGTGGGGCGCTGAGGCTCGCCGGTTACCTGCAGAAACCGGAGTTTTCTGGTGATCTGCAGCTGCTGAACGGACGACTCAGTTTGAGTCAGTTGGGAGTCGTTCTGGAGCAGATCGGGTTAAAGGCTGTGTTCAGCGCCCAGAAACTCAGGATTGAGCAGATTGCCCTCAAATCAGGAGAGGGGCAACTGAAGGGAACAGGGGAGGTTCTGTTTGCCGGTTGGGCTCCGAAGGCGTTTGAGCTCGAACTCAAGGGCGATAACGTCCTGATTGTGAATCTGCCCGAATTGCGAATGGTTGCCTCGCCCGACTTGAAGCTGACCGGTAACGCCGCGGGTTTAAGCCTGGGGGGTGTATTGAAGGTTCCGGAGTTGCAGATTGTCAATTGGCATCCGACGGGGCGGGTCAGCCGCAGCGAAGACGTGGTGTATGTCGATCAGCTGCCTAAACCCGAAGCGCCGAAGACCTTCAAGCTGAAGCTCGATCTGGGGGTCGAACTGGGAGATCGGGTGGTGGTCAAGGATCGCGGGCTCGATGTGCGGCTCAAGGGGAACTTTCATCTGAACAAGGCTGAACAGTCCGGCGTTCTCGCCCGCGGGCAGATCGATATCCCCAGTGGGCATTACAGCGCCTACGGGGTCAAATTGCCGATCAGCAGCGGTCGATTATATTTCAACGGCGGACCGGCCGATAACCCGGCCCTCGACGTTGTTGCCACCAGGAAGATCGGCGAGGTCAGCGCCGGGGTCGCCGTGGGTGGCACCGCGCGTCAACCGGTGATCCGCCTGATCTCGGATCCGGCGCTGGATGATACCGATATTCTGTCGTATATTGTGCTCGGTCGGCCCACGCTGGGTAGCTCGAGTGATGTCGGTGCCCTCAGCCTGGCCGCAGGAGCGATCCTGTCGGCCGGAGATTCGGCCAGCTTTCAACAACGTCTGCAGAATCGCACCGGGATCGACGTCATTAATGTCAATGCCGGGTCTGCGGGAGGGCTTGAGGGTGCCGTTGTGACGGTCGGGAAATACCTGACCCCAGAGCTTTACCTGAGTTACGGGCGCGCTCTGGTGAGCAGTGCCAGCCAGCTGCAGTTGCGGTACAGCCTCAGCAAACGGGTCGATATCGAATCCCAGTTGGGTGAGGTGAGCGGTGCTGATATCTATTACAAGATCGAGTTTACGAAAATTAAATTTTTGGGAGACTAA
- a CDS encoding autotransporter assembly complex protein TamA, protein MPRTFVLLPIFLLLLLVSPVCAEVQIALTGLPKELQLQVLEAIALPPALKNPGPLNPLWLERYQKQLPQKVHDILEPFGYFHAEVSSRQEPEGDKVLLRVHVDPGPAVRLVERRIELVPSTAERPDLALKDFPLKTGDVLREDLYETGKAELLAHVQDQGFLDARFTRHEVQIDRELNQARIFLQIASGERSRFGAVKFSGADEFPERFLRRYLAFKPGDEFSYRLLGRTQKNLRDSDRFRRVLVIPLPEERQGVKLPIEIELEPRKRYSLRPGIGYGTDTGARLALRYRDANVWKLGHTFNLDLLAAQKSQSYTGSYAFPGYRNLNTGLNLQGGYRAEQLDNYNNSYIFSEAEQTYGFGGSRIGAVFVRAQYEKSDISADSVYTGFLMPGLRYTEVQLPETTGKGYGYHLKGEVRGSDQRFFSEISLMQLLGSADLFVPLPFRTSVTLRGQVATTLTDHPFEEIPASLRFFAGGDRSVRGYAYQALGPKDETGAVIGGEHLLAGSIELGKQLGQHWGVALFIDTGNAFNSWDDYVLKSGAGAGLRYGTPVGPIQVDLATPIGGEKFSLRLHIGIGFGW, encoded by the coding sequence TTGCCACGCACTTTTGTTCTGCTTCCCATATTCCTTCTGCTTCTGCTGGTTTCTCCGGTCTGCGCCGAAGTCCAGATCGCCTTGACCGGTCTGCCAAAAGAGCTGCAGCTGCAGGTTCTCGAAGCGATCGCGCTGCCGCCGGCCCTGAAAAACCCGGGGCCGCTCAACCCGCTGTGGCTTGAGCGCTATCAGAAACAACTCCCTCAGAAGGTTCACGATATCCTTGAGCCCTTCGGCTACTTTCACGCGGAGGTCAGCAGCCGTCAGGAGCCTGAGGGGGATAAGGTTTTGCTGCGAGTGCATGTCGATCCGGGGCCCGCTGTCCGGCTGGTCGAGCGTCGGATTGAGCTGGTCCCCTCAACTGCCGAGCGGCCGGATCTGGCGTTGAAAGATTTTCCCCTGAAAACCGGGGATGTGCTGCGTGAAGATCTTTACGAAACGGGGAAGGCTGAACTGCTCGCCCATGTGCAGGATCAGGGCTTCCTCGATGCCCGTTTTACTCGCCATGAAGTGCAGATTGATCGCGAGCTGAATCAGGCCAGAATCTTTTTGCAGATCGCCAGTGGCGAACGTAGCCGTTTCGGTGCGGTCAAGTTTAGCGGTGCCGATGAGTTTCCCGAACGGTTTTTACGGCGCTATCTGGCGTTTAAACCGGGGGATGAATTTTCTTACCGGCTGTTGGGCCGTACCCAGAAAAACCTGCGCGACTCGGATCGCTTTCGCAGGGTCCTGGTCATCCCCCTACCGGAAGAACGACAAGGGGTGAAGCTGCCGATCGAGATCGAACTTGAGCCGCGAAAACGCTACAGTCTGCGACCGGGAATCGGCTATGGCACCGACACTGGCGCGCGCCTGGCCCTGCGATACCGTGACGCCAACGTCTGGAAGCTGGGGCATACCTTTAATCTTGATCTGCTGGCAGCTCAAAAATCCCAGAGTTACACGGGCAGCTACGCTTTTCCCGGCTACCGCAATCTGAATACCGGGCTCAATCTGCAGGGTGGTTATCGCGCCGAACAGCTCGATAATTACAACAACAGCTATATTTTTTCTGAGGCGGAGCAGACCTACGGGTTTGGTGGCAGCCGGATTGGCGCGGTCTTTGTCCGAGCCCAGTACGAAAAGTCTGACATCTCAGCCGATTCGGTCTACACCGGGTTTTTGATGCCGGGTTTGCGCTACACAGAGGTGCAGCTCCCCGAAACCACTGGCAAGGGTTATGGCTATCACCTCAAGGGAGAAGTCCGGGGCAGCGACCAGCGCTTTTTCTCGGAGATCAGTCTGATGCAGCTTTTGGGGAGCGCCGATCTGTTCGTTCCCTTGCCCTTCCGCACCTCGGTGACTCTGCGAGGGCAGGTCGCCACAACGCTTACCGATCATCCCTTTGAAGAGATCCCTGCCTCTTTGCGCTTCTTCGCTGGCGGGGACCGTTCGGTGCGGGGTTATGCCTACCAGGCGTTAGGCCCTAAGGATGAAACCGGTGCGGTCATCGGCGGCGAGCATCTGCTGGCCGGTAGTATTGAACTGGGCAAACAGCTGGGGCAGCACTGGGGGGTCGCTCTGTTTATCGATACGGGGAATGCCTTTAATTCCTGGGATGATTACGTCCTTAAGTCCGGCGCCGGCGCCGGGCTACGCTATGGGACGCCGGTTGGTCCGATTCAGGTTGATCTGGCGACTCCGATCGGCGGCGAGAAGTTTTCACTCAGATTGCATATCGGGATCGGTTTCGGATGGTGA
- a CDS encoding GreA/GreB family elongation factor — protein sequence MDRLDKVALRNLILAQLKADRDLLLQAASAAHAAATHAENIPDSKYETLSIEASYIAQGQANRAQEISLAMESFRQLDPKNFTPHDPIRLGALVLLEDEDGHQRLILLGPAAGGLKLSFPQGEIMVITPDSPLGENLLGRQVGDVVELAVAGRLREYEILTIS from the coding sequence ATGGACAGATTAGATAAAGTCGCTCTCCGAAACCTTATTCTCGCGCAGCTCAAAGCGGACCGCGATCTGCTGCTGCAGGCGGCCAGCGCAGCGCATGCTGCGGCGACCCACGCCGAAAATATCCCTGACAGCAAATATGAAACCCTCAGTATCGAGGCATCCTATATCGCTCAGGGGCAGGCCAACCGTGCCCAGGAGATCAGCCTGGCGATGGAGAGCTTTCGACAGCTCGACCCAAAAAACTTTACGCCCCATGACCCGATCAGGCTGGGGGCTCTGGTCCTGCTCGAAGATGAGGATGGGCACCAGCGCCTGATTCTCCTCGGTCCCGCCGCCGGTGGCCTGAAGCTCAGCTTTCCGCAAGGGGAAATTATGGTCATCACCCCCGACTCGCCCCTCGGCGAAAACCTCCTCGGCAGACAGGTTGGTGACGTCGTTGAGCTCGCGGTGGCAGGGCGGCTGCGCGAATATGAAATCCTGACTATCAGCTGA
- the rpsD gene encoding 30S ribosomal protein S4 yields MAKFTGPKGKIVRRFGVNIFGNPKYDELLQRRNQAPGQHGPKPRRHKSSDYALQLIEKQKLRLSYGMLEKQFRRVFHKAQQITGVTGDNLLILLETRLDNLIFRAGFSHSLAQARQLVNHGHLRVNERRVDIASYQVKPGDSISVRENEKTSTLIAGCLKERRRFAVNPWFEVEPETLQIRVKRLPLRDEIQSPALENLIVEYYSK; encoded by the coding sequence ATGGCTAAATTTACCGGCCCCAAAGGAAAGATCGTACGCCGCTTCGGGGTCAACATTTTCGGCAACCCCAAATACGACGAATTATTGCAGCGCCGCAATCAGGCCCCGGGCCAGCATGGGCCCAAGCCCAGACGTCACAAAAGCTCTGACTACGCCCTGCAACTGATCGAGAAACAGAAATTGCGTTTAAGCTACGGCATGCTCGAGAAGCAGTTTCGTCGCGTATTTCACAAAGCCCAGCAGATAACCGGTGTCACCGGCGACAATCTGCTGATCCTGCTGGAAACCCGCCTGGACAACCTTATTTTTCGCGCCGGTTTCAGCCATTCCCTGGCCCAGGCGCGTCAACTGGTCAACCACGGCCACCTGCGGGTCAACGAACGCCGGGTCGACATCGCCTCATACCAGGTAAAACCCGGAGACAGCATCAGTGTGCGCGAGAATGAGAAGACCAGCACCTTGATCGCAGGCTGCCTGAAAGAGCGCCGCAGATTCGCGGTTAACCCCTGGTTCGAGGTTGAACCTGAAACTTTGCAGATCAGGGTTAAACGTCTGCCGCTACGCGATGAAATTCAGAGCCCGGCACTTGAAAATCTGATCGTTGAATACTACTCGAAATAA
- a CDS encoding VUT family protein, translating into MSAAFYLGSIILANILVHTLGIVTVLGVTFPAGAVAVGLTFSARDFVQDRYGKFGCWGWMLVASGITFAFNQQLALASVCAFGVAETSDWLIYSGTRGSFEKRMILSNLISTPLDSLVFVLLAFGPLWPAIWGQALIKMLSSLLVLPLFKNGKIRTLHLSVQRG; encoded by the coding sequence ATGAGTGCTGCGTTTTATCTCGGTTCAATTATTCTGGCCAATATTCTGGTCCACACCCTCGGCATTGTGACTGTGCTCGGGGTAACCTTTCCGGCGGGGGCGGTGGCGGTCGGGCTGACCTTTTCGGCGCGCGACTTTGTACAGGACCGCTATGGCAAGTTCGGCTGCTGGGGCTGGATGCTGGTCGCGTCGGGGATCACCTTCGCCTTCAATCAACAGCTGGCGCTGGCCTCAGTCTGCGCCTTCGGGGTCGCCGAAACCAGTGACTGGCTGATCTACAGCGGCACCAGGGGGAGCTTCGAAAAGCGCATGATCCTGAGCAATCTGATCTCGACGCCCCTCGATTCGCTGGTGTTTGTTTTGTTGGCCTTCGGTCCACTCTGGCCGGCAATCTGGGGACAGGCGCTGATCAAAATGCTCAGCAGCCTGCTGGTTCTGCCGCTGTTTAAAAATGGTAAGATCCGCACCCTGCACCTCAGTGTTCAACGCGGCTGA
- the murB gene encoding UDP-N-acetylmuramate dehydrogenase: MPGSLKNMLLALATQDIGQTYHDESLADHCSWRIGGPADLLVEPVSIAQIITLISYTHKHQIPLVVIGQGTNLLFDDAGLRGVALKLGSAFSRIHIDGNIISAEAGAWVPQLARLAMRAGLAGLEHCIGIPGTLGGLVLMNGGSQRKGIGENIRRVWLVDSTGRLQIRSQAECDFAYRSSVLQGEAVVVVKAELECAAGELATIRREMVCDLRERRRKFPRKTPNCGSVFLSTSKMHTSVGPPGQIIEAAGLKGLRCGAAEVSQQHANFILNTGGASSADVLALIAHIRRIVLDQIGFDLHCEVRYVSPQGVVMPADQAQK, translated from the coding sequence TTGCCTGGTTCATTAAAAAATATGCTGCTGGCATTGGCGACACAGGATATAGGGCAGACGTATCATGATGAGTCCCTGGCAGACCACTGCAGCTGGCGAATCGGGGGCCCGGCCGATCTGCTGGTCGAACCTGTCAGTATTGCCCAGATTATCACCCTGATCAGTTACACGCATAAGCATCAGATTCCGCTGGTGGTCATCGGGCAGGGGACCAATCTGCTGTTTGATGATGCCGGTCTGCGCGGGGTTGCCCTCAAGCTCGGTTCAGCTTTCTCCCGAATTCATATCGACGGAAATATTATCAGCGCCGAAGCAGGAGCCTGGGTGCCGCAACTGGCGCGACTGGCAATGCGCGCCGGTCTGGCCGGACTGGAACATTGTATCGGGATTCCCGGTACGCTGGGGGGGCTGGTATTGATGAACGGCGGCAGTCAGCGCAAGGGAATCGGTGAAAATATCCGCCGGGTCTGGCTGGTCGATTCTACTGGAAGGTTGCAGATCCGGTCACAGGCAGAATGCGATTTTGCTTATCGCAGCAGTGTCCTGCAAGGAGAGGCAGTGGTGGTGGTCAAGGCCGAGCTGGAATGTGCCGCGGGTGAGCTGGCAACCATCCGGCGTGAGATGGTCTGTGATCTGCGCGAGCGGCGGAGAAAGTTTCCGCGTAAAACCCCCAACTGCGGTTCGGTCTTCTTAAGTACCAGCAAGATGCACACAAGCGTTGGCCCGCCCGGTCAAATCATTGAAGCCGCAGGTCTCAAAGGCCTGCGCTGCGGCGCAGCCGAAGTCTCACAGCAGCACGCTAACTTTATCCTCAACACCGGCGGCGCCAGTTCCGCCGATGTCCTCGCCCTGATCGCCCATATCCGCAGAATCGTTTTGGATCAGATTGGTTTTGACCTGCACTGTGAGGTGCGTTATGTCAGTCCGCAGGGGGTGGTGATGCCGGCTGATCAGGCTCAAAAATAA
- a CDS encoding diguanylate cyclase, producing the protein MRLKKILVVDDEVFFRDILKEALHERYQIIEGENGEQAVALAEEHQPNLIILDVMMPDGNGIDVCRILKANAATHKIPVILFTALSKKEDIVLGLKAGADDYITKPICLSEIVARVDAHLRTKDYYSDLLHKDLLLLLELAENISAIRNPMTILRIIVEKMSAIIDVARCSIVSINGNGDLYVKASNDLDENMEIRLDLAKYPEIRKSLETKRAVIVNNIQQDPLMDSVRPLIKDLRYNSIIVIPVLKKENIIGTFFLRTASPFKGGITDRIYKVCQLVANISANALENAMLFDTMKTAQEYFEEMSIRDGLTKLYNHRHFYNRLEEEFSRADRYNSSLSLLFFDIDDFKRINDVYGHACGDEVLRQIGLLIKMVARDIDIPARYGGEEFAIILPNTSAEGAFDLATRLRATVKAHLFSCLKNDHVTISIGVSTFAHKNIPAFDSLVHMADAAMYKAKAQGKDCVFQI; encoded by the coding sequence ATGAGATTAAAAAAAATTCTTGTTGTTGATGATGAAGTTTTTTTCAGGGATATCTTGAAAGAAGCCCTCCACGAACGCTATCAGATTATTGAAGGCGAAAATGGTGAGCAGGCGGTAGCTCTTGCCGAAGAGCATCAGCCAAATCTGATTATTCTCGATGTCATGATGCCGGATGGCAATGGGATCGACGTCTGCAGGATACTCAAGGCAAACGCCGCGACCCACAAGATTCCGGTCATTTTATTTACCGCCCTTTCAAAAAAAGAAGACATTGTCCTCGGATTAAAAGCCGGGGCCGATGACTATATTACCAAGCCGATTTGTCTTTCTGAAATTGTTGCAAGGGTTGATGCCCATCTCAGAACCAAGGATTACTATTCTGATCTGCTCCACAAGGACCTGCTACTGCTTCTGGAACTCGCGGAAAATATCTCTGCCATACGCAATCCCATGACAATCCTGCGCATCATTGTGGAAAAAATGTCAGCCATTATCGATGTCGCAAGGTGCTCTATCGTCAGTATCAACGGCAACGGGGATCTATACGTCAAGGCCAGCAATGATCTGGACGAGAATATGGAAATTCGGCTCGACTTGGCAAAGTATCCGGAAATTCGCAAGTCGCTTGAAACGAAGCGGGCCGTCATCGTCAATAACATTCAACAGGACCCACTGATGGATTCAGTGCGGCCACTGATTAAAGACCTGCGCTACAATTCTATTATTGTCATCCCGGTTCTTAAAAAAGAGAACATTATCGGAACCTTCTTTTTAAGAACAGCCTCGCCGTTCAAAGGTGGAATCACCGACAGAATTTACAAGGTCTGCCAGCTGGTTGCGAATATTTCGGCCAACGCGCTGGAGAATGCGATGCTTTTCGATACCATGAAAACCGCGCAGGAATACTTCGAAGAGATGTCCATTCGTGATGGTCTGACAAAACTCTACAACCATCGTCATTTTTACAATCGCTTGGAAGAAGAATTCAGCAGGGCTGACCGTTATAATAGTTCGTTGTCGCTGTTATTTTTTGATATTGATGATTTCAAACGGATCAACGATGTATATGGTCACGCCTGTGGTGATGAGGTGCTCAGGCAGATTGGCCTGCTGATAAAAATGGTGGCCAGAGATATCGACATCCCCGCCCGCTATGGGGGAGAGGAGTTTGCAATTATTTTGCCGAATACTTCGGCCGAAGGTGCTTTTGATCTGGCAACCCGGCTGCGTGCTACAGTAAAGGCTCATTTGTTCAGTTGTCTGAAGAACGATCATGTGACGATCAGTATCGGGGTCTCAACCTTTGCCCATAAAAATATCCCGGCTTTTGATAGCCTCGTTCATATGGCGGATGCCGCGATGTATAAAGCCAAGGCGCAGGGGAAGGATTGTGTTTTTCAAATCTGA